The Terriglobales bacterium genome has a segment encoding these proteins:
- the def gene encoding peptide deformylase, with protein sequence MPKIYPIVLYGNPVLETPAAPVTKFDEELKKLIDDMFASMYEAHGVGLAAPQIGIAKRIAVVDTTFKEDPEARLVLINPEIVHTEGKQSGSEGCLSLPEFREQVTRPKRVTVRAQDEHGEWHEHTGEDLLARAFLHETDHLNGRLYISYISALKRDLMKRKIRKLAKAGEW encoded by the coding sequence ATGCCTAAGATCTATCCCATCGTGCTGTACGGCAACCCGGTGCTGGAGACGCCGGCGGCGCCCGTGACGAAGTTCGACGAGGAGCTGAAGAAGCTGATCGACGACATGTTCGCGTCGATGTACGAGGCGCACGGGGTGGGGCTGGCGGCGCCGCAGATCGGGATCGCGAAGCGCATCGCGGTGGTCGACACCACGTTCAAGGAGGACCCCGAGGCGCGGCTCGTCCTGATCAACCCGGAGATCGTCCACACGGAGGGCAAGCAGAGCGGGAGCGAGGGCTGCCTCTCGCTGCCGGAGTTCCGCGAGCAGGTCACGCGCCCGAAGCGGGTGACGGTGCGGGCGCAGGACGAGCACGGCGAGTGGCACGAGCACACCGGCGAGGACCTGCTGGCGCGGGCGTTCCTGCACGAGACGGATCACCTGAACGGCAGGCTCTACATCAGCTACATCTCGGCGCTGAAGCGAGACCTGATGAAGCGGAAGATCAGGAAGCTGGCGAAAGCGGGCGAGTGGTAG